In Symphalangus syndactylus isolate Jambi chromosome 14, NHGRI_mSymSyn1-v2.1_pri, whole genome shotgun sequence, one DNA window encodes the following:
- the TMEM94 gene encoding transmembrane protein 94 isoform X23 codes for MLCPWSWPASSSPMPCASSSVPRGSLPGSTPSSSSRPGAQEPSVWSAPSQVNGVLPILPLLFPVLWVLATACGEARVLAQMSKASPSSLLAKFSEDTLSSYTEAVSSQEMLRCIWGHFLRVLGGTSPTLSHSSSLLHSLGSVTVLCCVDKQGILSWPNPSPETVLFFSGKVEPPHSSHEDLTDGLSTRSFCHPEVEEEPHERDALLAGSLNNTLHLSNEQERGDWPGEAPKPPEPYSHHKAHGRSKHPSGSNVSFSRDTEGGEEEPSKTQPGMESDPYEAEDFVCDYHLEMLSLSQDQQNPSCIQFDDSNWQLHLTSLKPLGLNVLLNLCNASVTERLCRFSDHLCNIALQESHSAVLPVHVPWGLCELARLIGFTPGAKELFKQENHLALYRLPSAETMKETSLGRLSCVTKRRPPLSHMISLFIKDTTTSTEQMLSHGTADVVLEACTDFWDGADIYPLSGSDRKKVLDFYQRACLSGYCSAFAYKPMNCALSSQLNGKCIELVQVPGQSSIFTMCELPSAIPIKQNARRSSWSSDEGIGEVLEKEDCMQALSGQIFMGMVSSQYQARLDIVRLIDGLVNACIRFVYFSLEDELKSKVFAEKMGLETGWNCHISLTPNGDMPGSEIPPSSPSHAGSLHDDLNQVSRDDAEGLLLMEEEGHSDLISFQPTDSDIPSFLEDSNRAKLPRGIHQVRPHLQNIDNVPLLVPLFTDCTPETMCEMIKIMQEYGEVTCCLGSSANLRNSCLFLQSDISIALDPLYPSRCSWETFGYATSTSMAQALDGLSPLQLSGQLNSLPCSLTFRQEETISIIRLIEQARHATYGIRKCFLFLLQCQLTLVVIQFLSCLVQLPALLSTTDILWLSCFCYPLLSISLLGKPPHSSIMSMATGKNLQSIPKKTQHYFLLCFLLKFSLTISSCLICFGFTLQSFCDSSRDRNLTNCSSVMLPSNDDRAPAWFEDFANGLLSAQKLTAALIVLHTGERAPWEGVDDGGRGAPLWKSDPHIAPLSPVFISITHVHRTKPLWRKSPLTNLWWAVTVPVVLLGQVVQTAVDLQLWTHRDSHVHFGLEDVPLLTWLLGCLSLVLVVVTNEIVKLHEIRVRVRYQKRQKLQFETKLGMNSPF; via the exons GCCGGCTTCCTCATCACCAATGCCCTGCGCTTCATCTTCAGTGCCCCGGGGGTCACTTCCTGGCAGTACACCCTCCTCCAGCTCCAG gcccgGAGCTCAGGAGCCGTCTGTGTGGTCCGCTCCTTCCCAGGTGAATGGCGTCCTGCCCATCCTCCCCCTGCTCTTTCCAGTCCTCTGGGTTCTGGCAACCGCCTGTGGAGAGGCCCGTGTCCTGGCCCAGATGAGcaaggcctcacccagctccctg CTGGCTAAGTTCTCAGAGGACACTCTCAGCAGCTATACGGAGGCTGTCTCCTCTCAG GAAATGCTACGCTGCATTTGGGGCCACTTCCTGAGGGTGCTCGGGGGAACGTCGCCAACACTGAGCCACAGTTCCAGCCTGCTGCACAGCCTGGGCTCTGTCACG GTCCTGTGCTGTGTGGACAAACAGGGGATCCTGTCATGGCCAAATCCCAGCCCAGAGACTGTACTGTTCTTCAGCGGGAAGGTGGAGCCCCCTCACAGCAGCCATGAGGACCTCACCGATGGCCTATCCACGCGCTCCTTCTGCCATCCCGAGGTAGAGGAGGAG CCCCACGAACGAGACGCCCTCCTGGCTGGCTCCCTGAACAACACCCTGCACCTTTCCAACGAGCAGGAGCGTGGCGACTGGCCTGGCGAGGCTCCCAAGCCCCCTGAGCCCTATTCACACCACAAAGCGCACGGCCGCAGCAAACACCCATCTGGCTCCAACGTGAGCTTCAGCAGGGACACCGAGGGTGGTGAAGAAGAGCCCAGCAAG ACCCAGCCTGGGATGGAGAGCGACCCCTACGAAGCAGAGGACTTTGTGTGTGACTACCACCTGGAGATGCTGAGCCTGTCCCAGGACCAGCAGAACCCCTCCTGCATCCAGTTTGATGACTCCAACTGGCAGCTGCACCTCACCTCCCTCAAACCCCTGGGCCTCAATGTGCTGCTGAACCTGTGTAATGCCAGCGTCACCGAGCGCCTGTGCCGATTCTCCGACCACCTGTGCAACATCGCCCTGCAAGAGAGCCACAGCGCCGTGCTGCCCGTGCATGTGCCCTGGGGCCTCTGTGAGCTTGCCCGCCTCATTG GCTTCACTCCTGGGGCCAAGGAGCTCTTCAAGCAGGAGAACCACCTGGCGCTGTACCGCCTCCCCAGTGCCGAGACAATGAAGGAGACGTCACTGGGGCGGCTCTCCTGTGTCACCAAGCGGCGGCCTCCCCTCAGCCACATGATCAGCCTCTTCATTAAAGACACCACCACCA GCACAGAGCAGATGCTATCCCATGGCACCGCTGATGTGGTCTTAGAGGCCTGCACGGACTTCTGGGACGGAGCTGACATCTACCCTCTCTCGGGATCTGACAG AAAGAAAGTGCTGGACTTCTACCAGCGAGCCTGCCTGTCTGGGTATTGCTCTGCCTTCGCCTACAAGCCCATGAACTGCGCCCTGTCCTCTCAGCTCAACGGCAAGTGCATCGAGCTGGTACAGGTGCCCGGCCAAAGCAGCATCTTCACCATGTGCGAGCTGCCCagcgccatccccatcaagcagAACGCCCGCCGCAGCAGCTGGAGCTCTGATG AAGGGATCGGGGAGGTGCTGGAGAAGGAAGACTGCATGCAGGCCCTGAGCGGCCAGATCTTCATGGGCATGGTGTCCTCCCAGTACCAGGCCCGGCTGGACATCGTGCGCCTCATCGATGGGCTTGTCAACGCCTGCATCCGCTTTGTCTACTTCTCTTTGGAGGATGAGCTCAAAAGCAAG GTGTTTGCAGAAAAAATGGGCCTGGAGACAGGCTGGAACTGCCACATCTCCCTCACACCCAACGGTGACATGCCTGGCTCCGAGATCCccccctccagccccagccacGCAGGCTCCCTGCATGATGACCTGAATCAGG TGTCCCGAGATGATGCAGAAGGGCTGCTCCTCATGGAGGAGGAGGGTCACTCAGACCTCATCAGCTTCCAGCCTACGGACAGTGACATCCCCAGCTTCCTGGAGGACTCCAACCGG GCCAAGCTGCCCCGGGGTATCCACCAAGTGCGGCCCCACCTGCAGAACATCGACAATGTGCCCCTGCTAGTGCCCCTTTTCACCGACTGCACCCCAGAGA CCATGTGTGAGATGATAAAGATCATGCAAGAGTACGGGGAGGTGACCTGCTGCCTGGGCAGCTCTGCCAACCTGCGGAACAGCTGCCTCTTCCTCCAGAGCGACATCAG CATTGCCCTGGATCCCCTGTACCCATCCCGTTGCTCCTGGGAGACCTTTGGCTACGCCACCAGCACCAGCATGGCCCAGGCCTTGGATGGCCTTTCTCCCCTGCAGCTGTCAGGGCAGCTCAACAGCCTGCCCTGCTCCCTGACCTTTCGCCAGGAGGAGACCATTAGCATCATCCGGCTTATCGAACAG GCTCGGCACGCCACCTACGGCATCCGTAAGTGCTTCCTCTTCCTGCTGCAGTGCCAGCTGACCCTCGTGGTTATCCAG TTCCTTTCTTGCCTGGTCCAGCTGCCGGCACTCCTGAGTACCACCGACATCCTGTGGCTGTCCTGCTTTTGCTACCCTCTGCTCAG CATCTCTCTGCTGGGGAAGCCCCCCCATAGCTCCATCATGTCTATGGCAACAGGGAAAAACCTCCAGTCCATTCCCAAGAAG ACCCAGCACTACTTCCTGCTCTGCTTCCTGCTCAAGTTCAGCCTCACCATCAGCTCCTGCCTCATCTGCTTTGGCTTCACACTGCAGAGCTTCTGTGACAGCTCCCGGGACCGCAACCTCACCAACTGCTCCTCCGTCATGCTGCCCAG CAACGACGACAGGGCTCCAGCCTGGTTTGAGGACTTTGCCAACGGACTGCTGTCGGCTCAGAAGCTCACGGCCGCCCTGATTGTCCTGCACACTGGTGAGAGGGCTCCCTGGGAGGGCGTGGATGATGGTGGGAGAGGAGCCCCACTGTGGAAGTCTGACCCCCACATCGCCCCACTTTCCCCAGTCTTCATTTCCATCACCCATGTGCATCGCACCAAGCCCCTGTGGAGAAAGAGCCCCTTGACCAACCTCTGGTGGGCCGTGACAGTGCCTGTGGT GCTGCTGGGTCAGGTGGTCCAGACGGCCGTGGACCTGCAGCTGTGGACGCACAGGGACAGCCACGTCCACTTTGGCCTGGAGGACGTGCCCCTGCTGACATGGCTCCTGGGCTGCCTGTCCCTGGTCCTTGTGGTGGTGACCAATGAGA